One genomic window of Methanosarcina acetivorans C2A includes the following:
- a CDS encoding transcription factor: MVDLNDKVIRGYLISLVGEEGLRMIEEMPEGEVTDEEIAAKTGVLLNTVRRTLFILYENKFAICRRERDSNSGWLTYLWHLDFSDVEHQLMREKKKLLRNLKTRLEFEENNVFYVCPQGCVRLLFDEATETEFLCPMCGEDLVYYDNSRFVSALKKRVDALSSV; encoded by the coding sequence TTGGTAGATTTGAATGACAAGGTAATTAGAGGATATCTCATTAGCCTTGTAGGGGAAGAAGGGCTTAGAATGATAGAAGAGATGCCCGAAGGCGAAGTCACGGATGAAGAAATTGCGGCAAAGACCGGAGTTCTGTTAAATACCGTGAGAAGAACCCTCTTCATACTTTACGAAAACAAATTTGCAATCTGCCGCAGAGAAAGAGATTCAAACAGCGGATGGTTGACTTATCTCTGGCATCTGGACTTTTCCGACGTAGAGCATCAGCTCATGAGGGAAAAGAAAAAGCTGCTCAGGAACCTGAAAACCCGTCTTGAATTTGAGGAAAATAACGTGTTTTATGTCTGCCCGCAGGGCTGTGTTCGCCTTCTTTTTGATGAAGCAACTGAAACGGAATTTCTCTGCCCCATGTGTGGCGAAGACCTGGTCTATTACGACAATTCCCGTTTTGTGAGCGCCCTGAAAAAGCGCGTGGACGCCCTGAGTTCCGTATAA
- a CDS encoding TIGR00295 family protein, whose translation MTTRIQAIKLLEEVGCAPNVIEHCKEVASLAVEIAAKAKAAGNNVNPELVEIGALLHDLGRCRTHGISHAVEGFKLAQSKGVEPEVAEIIKRHIGAGVSKEEAKELGLPEDDYFPRRLEEKIVAHADNLVKGTKRITINKRLELMNKRNISEHVVQRVKKLAEEVEGLSR comes from the coding sequence TTGACTACCCGAATCCAGGCAATAAAGCTGCTTGAAGAGGTAGGCTGTGCCCCAAATGTAATCGAACACTGCAAGGAAGTAGCCTCCCTGGCAGTTGAGATCGCAGCAAAGGCGAAAGCCGCCGGAAATAATGTAAATCCGGAGCTTGTAGAAATAGGGGCTCTTTTACATGACTTAGGAAGGTGCCGGACTCATGGAATTTCCCATGCAGTAGAGGGATTTAAGCTGGCTCAAAGCAAAGGAGTCGAACCTGAAGTTGCCGAGATAATAAAACGGCACATAGGAGCCGGAGTTTCAAAAGAAGAGGCAAAGGAACTGGGACTTCCTGAAGATGACTATTTCCCCCGGAGACTGGAGGAAAAAATCGTTGCACACGCCGACAACCTTGTAAAAGGAACGAAGAGGATAACAATAAACAAAAGACTGGAACTCATGAATAAAAGAAATATATCTGAACATGTGGTTCAGAGGGTAAAAAAACTCGCTGAAGAAGTAGAGGGACTTTCCCGCTAA
- the psmB gene encoding archaeal proteasome endopeptidase complex subunit beta — translation MDDDKYLKGTTTVGVVCTDGIVLASEQRATMGHFIASKTAKKVYQIDDLVGMTTAGSVGDAQQLVRLVSVESQLYKMRRNESMTIKGIATLMSNFLNANRYYPMMVQLLIGGVDKNGPAIYSLDAMGGSIEETRISATGSGSPMAYGVLEDQYKEDIAVKEGLDLAIRAIHNAMKRDSASGENIDVVVITKEAFKRLDPEEVKSRRDSLN, via the coding sequence ATGGATGATGACAAATATCTAAAGGGCACAACTACCGTAGGAGTAGTTTGTACCGACGGAATTGTGCTCGCAAGTGAACAGCGAGCCACAATGGGGCATTTCATCGCAAGCAAAACTGCAAAGAAAGTTTACCAGATCGATGACCTGGTAGGGATGACTACTGCCGGTTCGGTAGGGGACGCCCAGCAGCTTGTGCGATTGGTAAGTGTGGAGTCACAGCTCTACAAAATGCGCAGGAACGAATCCATGACAATCAAAGGAATTGCCACTTTAATGTCGAACTTCTTGAATGCTAACCGCTACTATCCTATGATGGTTCAGCTCCTTATCGGAGGAGTTGACAAGAACGGACCTGCAATCTACTCCCTGGATGCAATGGGAGGAAGTATTGAAGAGACAAGGATCTCGGCAACAGGTTCAGGTTCTCCCATGGCTTACGGCGTACTGGAAGACCAGTACAAAGAGGATATAGCTGTAAAAGAAGGTCTCGATCTTGCGATCAGGGCAATCCACAATGCAATGAAAAGAGACTCAGCTTCTGGAGAAAACATCGATGTAGTCGTAATTACAAAGGAGGCATTCAAAAGACTGGATCCTGAAGAAGTAAAATCCAGAAGAGATTCATTAAACTAA
- a CDS encoding beta-CASP ribonuclease aCPSF1 — protein MPIEDVLLDLKHKIEKNLPAGVTITDVEFEGPQLVLYTEEPRKFADDGNIIRNLAKELRTRIAMRPDPRVLATPEDSISIIEEVVPKESVISSYYFDPDSGEVIIEAEKPGLVIGKHGATLREITKQIGWIPKVVRTPPIKSRTVKNIREFMRNNLKERKEILKTVGRKIHRECTSKDQWVRVTALGGCKEVGRSCFLLSTPESRILIDCGVNVGSDENMTPYLYVPEVFPLNQIDAVIVTHAHLDHQGLVPLLFKYGYEGPVYCTPPTRDLMVLLQLDYIDVAAKEGKKIPYESGMVAKTLKHTIPLDYEEVTDIAPDIKLTFHNAGHILGSAISHFHIGDGLHNVVFTGDYKYEKTRLFDPAVNKFPRVETVISEATYGNSNAFQPALKDAEKHLQMVVKNTVERGGIALIPAFAVGRSQEVMIVLEESIRKGLIPEVPVYLDGMIWEATAIHATHPEYLNNDLRKLIFQKGQNPFLSECFKPVDSHETRQKIIQNPHPCVILSTSGMMNGGPVMDYFRTFAEDPRNTLVFVGYQADGTVGRRIQKGWKEIPMTGKNGSTEILKMNMEVQVVDGFSGHSDRRQLMEYIKRMQPRPERVFTEHGDEKACVDLASSVYKKLKIETRALTNLETVRLL, from the coding sequence ATGCCTATTGAAGACGTGCTATTAGACCTCAAACATAAAATTGAGAAAAATCTACCTGCAGGAGTTACAATTACCGACGTCGAATTCGAAGGTCCTCAGCTTGTCCTGTACACTGAAGAACCCCGCAAATTCGCAGACGACGGGAATATAATCCGCAACCTGGCAAAAGAACTCAGAACACGGATTGCCATGCGGCCTGACCCAAGGGTACTTGCAACTCCTGAGGACTCTATTTCTATAATTGAAGAAGTTGTTCCAAAAGAATCCGTAATCTCGAGCTACTATTTTGATCCTGATTCCGGAGAAGTAATCATCGAAGCCGAAAAGCCCGGGCTTGTAATCGGAAAACACGGTGCAACCCTGAGAGAGATTACAAAGCAGATCGGCTGGATTCCCAAAGTTGTCCGGACACCTCCTATTAAGTCCCGTACAGTGAAAAATATAAGGGAGTTTATGAGGAACAACCTCAAAGAAAGGAAAGAAATCCTGAAAACCGTGGGGAGGAAAATTCACAGGGAGTGTACCTCAAAAGACCAGTGGGTAAGGGTTACGGCTCTCGGGGGATGTAAAGAAGTAGGGAGAAGCTGTTTTTTGCTTTCTACTCCTGAGTCCAGAATCCTGATCGACTGCGGAGTCAATGTGGGTTCGGACGAAAACATGACTCCTTACCTCTATGTTCCTGAAGTTTTTCCATTAAATCAGATAGATGCCGTAATAGTTACCCATGCCCACCTTGACCACCAGGGACTTGTCCCCCTGCTTTTCAAGTATGGGTATGAAGGACCTGTTTACTGTACGCCGCCCACAAGAGACCTCATGGTGCTGCTCCAGCTTGACTACATCGACGTGGCAGCTAAGGAAGGGAAAAAGATCCCCTACGAATCAGGGATGGTAGCAAAGACCCTCAAACACACCATACCTCTGGACTATGAGGAAGTAACAGACATCGCCCCTGACATAAAACTGACTTTCCACAATGCAGGTCATATACTGGGCTCGGCAATCTCCCACTTCCATATAGGAGACGGGCTCCATAATGTAGTCTTTACGGGAGACTACAAATATGAGAAGACCAGGCTTTTTGACCCTGCGGTCAACAAGTTCCCCAGAGTTGAAACCGTCATCAGTGAAGCTACTTATGGGAACTCAAACGCATTCCAGCCTGCACTTAAGGACGCTGAAAAGCATCTGCAGATGGTGGTAAAGAATACAGTTGAACGCGGAGGAATTGCGCTTATTCCTGCTTTTGCCGTGGGCAGAAGCCAGGAAGTTATGATCGTGCTCGAAGAGTCAATAAGGAAAGGGCTTATCCCTGAAGTCCCGGTCTACCTTGACGGAATGATCTGGGAAGCCACTGCGATCCATGCAACCCATCCCGAGTACCTTAACAACGACCTGAGGAAATTGATCTTCCAGAAAGGCCAGAACCCCTTCCTGTCCGAATGCTTCAAGCCGGTTGATTCCCACGAAACCCGCCAGAAGATCATTCAGAACCCACACCCCTGTGTGATTCTTTCAACCTCGGGCATGATGAACGGAGGACCTGTTATGGACTATTTCAGGACCTTTGCCGAGGACCCACGCAATACTCTTGTGTTTGTGGGCTATCAGGCTGATGGGACTGTAGGACGCAGGATCCAGAAGGGGTGGAAGGAAATCCCCATGACAGGAAAGAACGGAAGCACCGAAATCCTGAAAATGAACATGGAAGTGCAGGTAGTAGACGGCTTCTCGGGCCACTCGGACAGGAGGCAGCTTATGGAGTATATCAAGAGAATGCAGCCTCGTCCGGAAAGAGTGTTCACCGAACACGGTGACGAAAAAGCCTGCGTGGACCTTGCAAGTTCCGTTTACAAGAAACTTAAGATCGAGACACGTGCCCTCACAAACCTCGAGACTGTAAGGCTACTGTGA
- a CDS encoding HAD family hydrolase, translating to MLKALIFDMDGVLVDSMPFHAAAWKKAFLDMGMEIRDQDIYEIEGSNPRNGLPLLIRKALKEPDAYDFETITAIYRQEFKRIFELKAFDGMKECLEMLKARFLLSVVSGSDRLIVNGILDQLFPGIFDMVVTGDDVLNSKPHPDPFLKAVELLKVGKNECVVVENAVLGVEAAKRADIYCIGIPTYVEPSKLDRADLIVGDHKKLMEHLLNLE from the coding sequence GTGTTAAAAGCATTAATTTTTGATATGGACGGTGTTCTCGTCGATTCCATGCCTTTCCATGCAGCAGCTTGGAAAAAGGCTTTTCTTGACATGGGTATGGAAATCAGGGATCAGGATATCTATGAAATTGAGGGTTCAAACCCCAGGAACGGACTCCCCCTGCTGATCAGGAAAGCCCTTAAAGAGCCCGACGCTTATGATTTTGAAACTATTACTGCAATCTACAGGCAGGAGTTTAAACGAATTTTCGAACTGAAAGCTTTCGATGGGATGAAAGAATGCCTTGAAATGCTTAAAGCCCGTTTCCTGCTTTCGGTAGTCTCGGGTTCGGATCGCCTGATCGTTAACGGAATCCTTGACCAGCTCTTCCCCGGTATATTTGATATGGTGGTTACCGGAGATGATGTCCTTAATTCCAAACCTCATCCGGACCCCTTCCTGAAGGCCGTTGAACTTCTTAAGGTCGGGAAAAATGAGTGTGTCGTGGTCGAGAACGCTGTTCTGGGCGTGGAAGCCGCTAAAAGAGCCGATATATACTGTATAGGCATCCCTACATATGTGGAGCCTTCAAAGCTCGACAGGGCGGATCTGATAGTAGGCGATCACAAAAAGTTAATGGAACATCTTCTTAACCTGGAGTAA
- the ftsZ gene encoding cell division protein FtsZ — MQSIVQEAMKFSEKEKEYRKNSSSEEDIEEFGQPRIMIVGCGGAGNNTVNRLYNIGIEGAETVCINTDKQHLDNVRADKKILVGKTLTRGLGAGGYPETGKKAAELARGTLEEVLKNVDLVFITAGLGGGTGTGVAPVVAEVAKEQGAIVVGMVSSPFRVERARIFKAEEGLEDLRRAADTVIVLDNNRLLNYVPNLPIDQAFSVMDQLIAETVKGITETITVPSLINLDYADIRTIMSCGGVAVMLVGESKSQDKSTEVVRTALNHPLLDVDYKGATGSLVHVTGGPDLSLKEAEEIASMLTYELSSSANVIWGARIREDYEGRVRVMAIMTGVQSAQILGPQAGAGIFESRAEAEPIQEKRFGRLSPGRRGETAGPLRKKHEESIIDFIN, encoded by the coding sequence TTGCAATCTATAGTACAGGAAGCAATGAAATTCAGCGAAAAAGAGAAGGAATACCGAAAAAATTCCTCCTCCGAAGAAGACATAGAAGAATTCGGGCAGCCGCGAATTATGATTGTAGGATGCGGGGGTGCAGGAAACAATACCGTAAACCGGCTCTACAACATAGGAATCGAAGGCGCAGAAACAGTATGCATCAATACAGACAAGCAGCACCTTGATAATGTAAGGGCTGACAAGAAGATCCTCGTAGGAAAAACTCTTACAAGAGGCCTGGGAGCAGGCGGTTATCCGGAAACCGGAAAGAAAGCTGCAGAACTTGCAAGAGGGACTCTTGAGGAAGTTTTGAAGAATGTAGACCTTGTTTTCATTACAGCAGGGCTTGGAGGAGGTACAGGAACAGGAGTTGCCCCGGTCGTAGCAGAAGTTGCAAAAGAACAGGGAGCAATCGTCGTAGGCATGGTTTCAAGCCCTTTTAGGGTAGAAAGAGCCCGCATCTTCAAAGCCGAAGAAGGACTTGAAGACCTGCGCAGAGCAGCAGACACAGTAATTGTCCTGGACAACAACAGGCTACTTAACTACGTACCTAACCTTCCCATTGACCAGGCTTTCTCAGTAATGGACCAGTTAATTGCCGAAACAGTAAAAGGAATAACTGAGACCATTACAGTACCTTCCCTCATCAACCTTGACTATGCCGACATCAGGACCATCATGAGCTGCGGCGGAGTTGCCGTAATGCTTGTTGGAGAATCCAAGAGCCAGGACAAGAGCACGGAAGTTGTGCGGACTGCTCTGAACCACCCCCTTCTTGACGTTGATTACAAGGGGGCAACCGGTAGCCTTGTCCATGTAACGGGCGGGCCTGATCTGAGCCTGAAGGAAGCAGAGGAAATTGCCTCTATGCTTACCTACGAACTTTCCTCAAGTGCCAATGTAATATGGGGCGCAAGAATCAGAGAAGATTATGAAGGCAGGGTCAGGGTAATGGCAATCATGACCGGCGTCCAGTCGGCTCAGATCCTGGGCCCTCAGGCAGGAGCTGGAATCTTCGAGTCCAGAGCAGAGGCTGAACCTATCCAAGAAAAGAGATTCGGGAGATTATCCCCCGGCAGAAGAGGAGAAACAGCAGGACCTCTCAGAAAAAAACACGAAGAATCGATTATTGATTTCATAAATTAA
- a CDS encoding dihydropteroate synthase-like protein yields the protein MKILIATGRLAENTVRKAAGEKADVLVADIDIAAFITPKKLVKAFLDAGFSSRYDLILLPGLVAGNFSKASEELDCRIRLGPKHAYDLSFVLHFAEEIEFSEKIPACELLADVRKEMALELVRKAEEEAHPSLTLGEVKLGGNSRMKVMGEIVGAAEMNPADLAIRIEAFIARGADIIDLGATLNTLPGQIRKTVSLAKALTCIPISVDTLDPELIKEGIEAGTKLILSLNGTNMETAGPAVAGAGVAAVVIPDEGNSLESLIRNIEAARRLGIEKIIADPVLDPVGHNITESIVRYHEFHKMYPELPLFFGAGNVTELMDVDTIGVNATLCGIGAEAGASILFTPEYSDKAQGSIRELKKASEMMQLCRIRESSPKDLGIDLLCIKEKRRRPDSPLPEKVVTARASKNWRVDPAGPIRIRIVPDRISGNGGLIVAEHEKAAVAGESARKVMDTLLELELVSRLDHAAYLGRELEKAELALRFNRSYAQDDVF from the coding sequence ATGAAAATTTTGATTGCAACAGGGCGGCTTGCGGAAAATACCGTGAGGAAAGCAGCTGGAGAAAAAGCAGACGTCCTCGTAGCAGATATTGATATTGCAGCATTCATAACACCAAAAAAACTGGTTAAAGCCTTTCTGGATGCAGGTTTTTCAAGCAGGTATGATCTTATTCTGCTTCCAGGGCTTGTCGCAGGAAATTTTTCAAAAGCTTCGGAAGAACTGGACTGCAGAATCCGGCTTGGCCCGAAACATGCCTATGATCTCAGCTTCGTGCTCCATTTTGCAGAGGAGATTGAGTTTTCCGAAAAAATTCCTGCCTGTGAGCTCCTCGCAGATGTTAGAAAAGAGATGGCGCTTGAGCTTGTCAGGAAAGCCGAAGAAGAAGCTCATCCCTCCCTTACCCTTGGGGAGGTAAAGCTTGGAGGAAATTCCCGCATGAAGGTAATGGGAGAAATCGTAGGAGCTGCGGAAATGAATCCTGCAGACCTAGCGATAAGAATCGAAGCTTTTATCGCCCGGGGAGCAGATATTATCGACCTCGGAGCTACCCTTAACACTCTCCCGGGACAGATCAGGAAAACAGTGTCCCTTGCAAAAGCCCTCACATGCATCCCGATTAGTGTCGATACGCTTGATCCTGAACTGATAAAGGAAGGAATAGAAGCAGGAACAAAACTTATCCTGAGTCTTAACGGCACGAACATGGAAACTGCAGGCCCGGCGGTTGCAGGGGCAGGCGTTGCAGCAGTAGTAATCCCTGATGAAGGAAACAGCCTGGAAAGCCTGATAAGAAATATCGAGGCTGCCCGCAGGCTTGGGATTGAAAAAATCATAGCCGACCCTGTCCTTGACCCGGTAGGCCACAATATAACCGAATCTATTGTACGCTACCATGAGTTTCACAAAATGTACCCGGAGCTGCCGTTATTCTTCGGAGCTGGCAATGTAACGGAACTCATGGACGTGGACACCATTGGAGTAAATGCCACACTCTGCGGGATAGGAGCAGAAGCAGGAGCAAGCATCCTTTTTACCCCCGAATACAGTGATAAAGCCCAGGGCTCCATAAGAGAGCTAAAAAAAGCCTCCGAGATGATGCAACTTTGCAGGATCAGGGAAAGCTCCCCTAAAGACCTCGGCATTGATCTTCTCTGTATAAAGGAAAAAAGAAGACGTCCTGACAGCCCTCTCCCTGAGAAAGTAGTCACGGCAAGAGCCTCGAAGAACTGGCGTGTAGACCCTGCAGGCCCCATCCGAATCCGGATTGTGCCGGACAGAATAAGCGGAAACGGTGGACTTATTGTAGCCGAACACGAGAAAGCAGCGGTTGCAGGAGAGAGTGCCAGAAAAGTTATGGATACGCTGCTTGAACTCGAGCTGGTCTCACGCCTGGACCATGCGGCATACCTTGGAAGAGAACTGGAAAAAGCCGAACTTGCCCTGCGCTTTAACCGGAGTTATGCCCAGGATGACGTATTCTGA